agGTGATAAGTACATCATTGGATTTAAGCATTTTTGACCCTGGAACTAACATAGCAGCAGAGTTCTATGTTAGTTTGCATGAGCTGATGAATTCTTTAGCTTCCAGAACTACTTTGATTTGGAGTGCTGTGGATGTTTTACAAAATGCTTGTCGCAATGCTGCTGCAAGACAAGCTCTCATCCATACATTTAAATTTGCACCTATACTGGCAAGATTATTGGAagtatgtatatttgtatattttaaagatcacaaaaatatagcattagaatatgatttaaaaaatatagagatacatttatttttattacatttaaggTTCATATTTTGCTtcctataataaaatttttgaatttaataactggaaatataaaaataagtaataatttaatgCTTCTGTATAATAACTTCATAGGCAAATTTAACAAGCGAAAAGAGAATACGAGTATTAAAACTACTACAAGAATTGACatatggaataaaaatttattggcAAGAAGCTCATTTACCATATCTGGTATCAGTATTAACACAATGGGTGACACAATCTAGGGAAGAAAACATTATTGCACTTTCCTTAGGTGTACTAGTAAATCTCTGTTACAAAAATCTTCCAgctgtatatatattaataagaaCGATTGATACAAAAGCATTCATACGAAccttattaaaaatacaacatTATAGTGTTAATACCAAAGTACAATGCTGTAAGCTTTTGATTATATTAGAacatacaaatacaaatatttcggAAAAATCTATTTGGGATTTTGCTGATGTCACATTCAGCAGTTTTATTACAGcaatgaaacaaaaagatGTTCTGTTACTGAGACACATCATAGATTTCTTTGACTATGTTGGACAAAATGAATATTCCCATGCTGTGTTGTTAACATATCCACAGTTagttactttataattttcagtgtaattttgatatttggtATAAAAATTACCTCATTTTTATTGTCTTAATTAGTTATGGCCGAGGTGTGGAAAATATATTGGCCACATTAGAAGATAATGCAGATCCAGAATGTGTTGCTCTCATGATGGAATTTTTGTCATTtctagtaaaattaaaattatctgcTTTGGTGTCTTTATATCCTTTATGTGTAAAAACTGCAATGACTTGGGTTCCTGTAGAACAGGTATGTcttctatatatttaaatatgaataatgGGTAACAGGTTATAATAATCTTTTCAAAATTAGGTGTGTTCCAGAGCATTAACTTTAATAAGAGTTACAGTAATTGATGCACGACGTACTAAATCGTCATCTGAAGTGCTGGCAGAATTAGATGCTTCAGTTTTAATGCTTATAATAAATTCAGAAAATGACGAAATTCAAGGAAAATGTGAATTAACATTAGAAACAGAAACGAAATTAGCAGAATTAATGCAATTATTTCAAGAAATGGTTAAAACATCTACACTCAGAACAAAAGTAATGCAGTCCTTGAATGAACAAATGATACGAAAATTATTAAGTCCAATGTTAGATTCTGAAACATGTGCAGCTGATAATTGGCCAGGGAATTTTATTCAAGTATTGTATTCTTGTtccttaaaaaatataactcTTGTTTTTTTATAGACATTTTTGATAAtgacattttctattttagaaTCCTACTACAAATTTATGTATTCATGCATTAGCTTTGACTGCTGATTTAGCTGCTGATAATTCGCAATGGTTAACTTTATATTCTGAGTTActtagaaagaaacaaattcaaatGACAATGGCAAATGCATTGTTCACTGGTGATACAGACATTAAACAAAAGGTTCTACAATTGACATCCACCATGGGATTTCCTCAAGAATGGTAGGTTTCATCTTAATGTTCTTTAGTTGTTTAACAAAGTACAAAGATTTTAACAGATCttgttattcaaataaaacattacTGTATTTTCACTACTAAAATTGAATACTTTAGCAAcaagttattttaatttttattgatgaCAACTCTAGACAAATTCACTATCAGATGCAAATTGTATCCCATGTTTTTGTGTGACAAGTGTTTCCGCGGTGGCGCTTTGTATGAAGCAACTGGAGCCTTTGATATTGGTACAAAGTACTCATGGTATGGTAACAAATATTGGAAGTAAAATGTCCGTAAATGCAAGTAGTGAAATGGTTCCACTGTTTTCTTTCGTGCAAGAAGAACGGCTTGATGCATTTTTAGCAAAATTGGAAAGAACTTATGAGTCAAATCAAATCAATGATATTACCACATCAGCAGTAATGGAATTGTACGAATACAAGgtatatgtttctttttaaatacatcTTAACGTAAGCACAAAATgcttattatatttactatatCTTATATTCGTATTATAAAAGTTAGCAGCTATGAGACATGCAGAACGGGCTATGCAATCTAGTTTAGAAGCAGCAAACAATCATGGAACCAGTTTGCAACATAGGCTGGCACAAGTAGTAGCAGAATCAAGTCGTTTACATCAAATGTTGTTTGACACACAGCAATGCTTAGAAGAAGTGAAGTCTACATTGACTGTAAAGCTTGCTGAAGCAGAAGAACAGAATAAAAAAGTAGTAGCTATTAAAACACAGGTTAGTACTTTTCATAGTGAATctattaaataagaatttaaatcaaaactaaaatatataaatcatatttataggaaatcgAAGGTTTAGAAAAGATAGTAACGGAAAAGACTGCTAACATTGATCATCTAAATATAGTACTCGTGCAACATAAGCATGAATTAGAAAGTACTTTAAATAGAATTGAAACattaactaaaagaataaaagagtTAGAAATTGAATGTGTGACTGCAGATGCAAAAACCAAGGAAATGTCTAATAAGAATCACGAACTTAGTAAACTACTTCTTAAAAGGCAGGATCagttaaataaaaaggatCAGGTACGTTTACATAGACTCTATTGTTATAATAGAATTGttaatgtatgtataatatataatatataatatataatattaaataggtaatagaattaaaaattgcgGAAATTCAGTCTAATCAAAAAGATATATCTGCACTCAAACAAGAAACTCAACAATTATCAGAATTAGTACATACATATGAAAAGAGCATTGCtgaaaaagaggaaataatTAAGAAGATGAAAGCAGAATTGATGGATTTAAGTCGGATGCGTGACATGATTTTCGAACTTACTGccaaaaaaaaggaagaccTAAACACAagctaatattatatttttgttgcaaaatttattttcaaattatcaaAACAATTTgatagtaatttttaaagaaatatttcttattgatactattttcttatatttttaatataagtaatagaaaaataaatttccttaaTTTCTAAAACATTTATCAAACatcttaaaatattgtgttctATTTTTGTCGTATTTATAGACACTAAATACGCCTTATTTTAGAGAAGGAAGTCTACTAGCAAATTTTATCTGCTTTCTGACGTTCGAATCTTTTAAACAAAAAGTAGCATATGGTTGAAAAGCTGTTCCCCACTTTTCTTTGTGGTCTATACTGTGATGTAAAATGGTAGTTTTCCAAATTTAGCAATTATATAGTTTGTTAGTAGTGAAagttgaagaaaatagaaaaagtggGGAAGTGTGATTGTATATGTAGTTGTTCTTTGAACAAAATTATCTGCACTGTTTACAACGATAATACTTCATCTATTTATTGCTACAATTCTACCGGTACAAGGTACACTTTTATCTTTATCATTCGCAACATAATTAATGCTTTTCGTATTAAAAGAATAGagattacatattttatacatgtaatattttattgaaacaaaatatatacctcGAAAATAGTTGAAAATGCAAAAGAAAGTGTTTCGAAAATATGCAATCGGAAAAGATTTTACCGCATTTACTTTCATTTCGTTTAAGAAAAAAGTTCAGCGAACTATTGGAAAACCAGTGTCACTTGCATTGGTATAttataagtaattaa
This genomic window from Bombus fervidus isolate BK054 chromosome 5, iyBomFerv1, whole genome shotgun sequence contains:
- the LOC139987445 gene encoding uncharacterized protein isoform X2 — encoded protein: MDKYQHIRTFISAVLEYTKHPSETTASILQRNLGVISTSLDLSIFDPGTNIAAEFYVSLHELMNSLASRTTLIWSAVDVLQNACRNAAARQALIHTFKFAPILARLLEANLTSEKRIRVLKLLQELTYGIKIYWQEAHLPYLVSVLTQWVTQSREENIIALSLGVLVNLCYKNLPAVYILIRTIDTKAFIRTLLKIQHYSVNTKVQCCKLLIILEHTNTNISEKSIWDFADVTFSSFITAMKQKDVLLLRHIIDFFDYVGQNEYSHAVLLTYPHYGRGVENILATLEDNADPECVALMMEFLSFLVKLKLSALVSLYPLCVKTAMTWVPVEQVCSRALTLIRVTVIDARRTKSSSEVLAELDASVLMLIINSENDEIQGKCELTLETETKLAELMQLFQEMVKTSTLRTKVMQSLNEQMIRKLLSPMLDSETCAADNWPGNFIQNPTTNLCIHALALTADLAADNSQWLTLYSELLRKKQIQMTMANALFTGDTDIKQKVLQLTSTMGFPQECVSAVALCMKQLEPLILVQSTHGMVTNIGSKMSVNASSEMVPLFSFVQEERLDAFLAKLERTYESNQINDITTSAVMELYEYKLAAMRHAERAMQSSLEAANNHGTSLQHRLAQVVAESSRLHQMLFDTQQCLEEVKSTLTVKLAEAEEQNKKVVAIKTQEIEGLEKIVTEKTANIDHLNIVLVQHKHELESTLNRIETLTKRIKELEIECVTADAKTKEMSNKNHELSKLLLKRQDQLNKKDQVIELKIAEIQSNQKDISALKQETQQLSELVHTYEKSIAEKEEIIKKMKAELMDLSRMRDMIFELTAKKKEDLNTS
- the LOC139987445 gene encoding uncharacterized protein isoform X1, which gives rise to MSQSIYPDILREIMKKRRTDFNLRGSFKNIMDKYQHIRTFISAVLEYTKHPSETTASILQRNLGVISTSLDLSIFDPGTNIAAEFYVSLHELMNSLASRTTLIWSAVDVLQNACRNAAARQALIHTFKFAPILARLLEANLTSEKRIRVLKLLQELTYGIKIYWQEAHLPYLVSVLTQWVTQSREENIIALSLGVLVNLCYKNLPAVYILIRTIDTKAFIRTLLKIQHYSVNTKVQCCKLLIILEHTNTNISEKSIWDFADVTFSSFITAMKQKDVLLLRHIIDFFDYVGQNEYSHAVLLTYPHYGRGVENILATLEDNADPECVALMMEFLSFLVKLKLSALVSLYPLCVKTAMTWVPVEQVCSRALTLIRVTVIDARRTKSSSEVLAELDASVLMLIINSENDEIQGKCELTLETETKLAELMQLFQEMVKTSTLRTKVMQSLNEQMIRKLLSPMLDSETCAADNWPGNFIQNPTTNLCIHALALTADLAADNSQWLTLYSELLRKKQIQMTMANALFTGDTDIKQKVLQLTSTMGFPQECVSAVALCMKQLEPLILVQSTHGMVTNIGSKMSVNASSEMVPLFSFVQEERLDAFLAKLERTYESNQINDITTSAVMELYEYKLAAMRHAERAMQSSLEAANNHGTSLQHRLAQVVAESSRLHQMLFDTQQCLEEVKSTLTVKLAEAEEQNKKVVAIKTQEIEGLEKIVTEKTANIDHLNIVLVQHKHELESTLNRIETLTKRIKELEIECVTADAKTKEMSNKNHELSKLLLKRQDQLNKKDQVIELKIAEIQSNQKDISALKQETQQLSELVHTYEKSIAEKEEIIKKMKAELMDLSRMRDMIFELTAKKKEDLNTS
- the LOC139987445 gene encoding uncharacterized protein isoform X3, translated to MSQSIYPDILREIMKKRRTDFNLRGSFKTSRTTLIWSAVDVLQNACRNAAARQALIHTFKFAPILARLLEANLTSEKRIRVLKLLQELTYGIKIYWQEAHLPYLVSVLTQWVTQSREENIIALSLGVLVNLCYKNLPAVYILIRTIDTKAFIRTLLKIQHYSVNTKVQCCKLLIILEHTNTNISEKSIWDFADVTFSSFITAMKQKDVLLLRHIIDFFDYVGQNEYSHAVLLTYPHYGRGVENILATLEDNADPECVALMMEFLSFLVKLKLSALVSLYPLCVKTAMTWVPVEQVCSRALTLIRVTVIDARRTKSSSEVLAELDASVLMLIINSENDEIQGKCELTLETETKLAELMQLFQEMVKTSTLRTKVMQSLNEQMIRKLLSPMLDSETCAADNWPGNFIQNPTTNLCIHALALTADLAADNSQWLTLYSELLRKKQIQMTMANALFTGDTDIKQKVLQLTSTMGFPQECVSAVALCMKQLEPLILVQSTHGMVTNIGSKMSVNASSEMVPLFSFVQEERLDAFLAKLERTYESNQINDITTSAVMELYEYKLAAMRHAERAMQSSLEAANNHGTSLQHRLAQVVAESSRLHQMLFDTQQCLEEVKSTLTVKLAEAEEQNKKVVAIKTQEIEGLEKIVTEKTANIDHLNIVLVQHKHELESTLNRIETLTKRIKELEIECVTADAKTKEMSNKNHELSKLLLKRQDQLNKKDQVIELKIAEIQSNQKDISALKQETQQLSELVHTYEKSIAEKEEIIKKMKAELMDLSRMRDMIFELTAKKKEDLNTS